Proteins from a single region of Allofrancisella inopinata:
- the ftsH gene encoding ATP-dependent zinc metalloprotease FtsH yields MAQNNDNKSNMLKNIIFWVLIIGGMLLLFNGINDTNSSSRNIDYSTFVSKLKDNQISSVDVDGRTISGKTSSGESFVTYAPLLDSSLVGKLETSKAVVKAKAPEKPNLLLAFLLNWLPMLLIFGFFIYMMAKAGGGGKGGPFSYGRSRAKLLGEDQIKVTLDDVAGVDEAKEDVAEIVDFLREPKKYEKIGGKIPKGVLMVGPPGTGKTLLARAIAGEAKVPFFSISGSDFVEMFVGVGASRVRDMFEQAKKKAPCLVFIDEIDAVGRHRGAGMGGGNDEREQTLNQLLVEMDGFADNEGVIIIAATNRPDVLDKALLRPGRFDRQVTVGLPTVKGREAILKVHMKKINMGDDVRADWIARGTPGFSGAELANLVNEAALFAAKESKEKVTMADFEKAKDKILMGAERRSMAMTEKEKKLTAYHEAGHAIIGRLMPEHDPVYKVSIIPRGRALGVTMYMPDGDKVSQSRLVLQGRLCSIFGGRLAEELIFGYEHVTTGASNDIQVATDIARNYVARWGLSDSMGTILYEVEDDGPFGGSGGRTSKISDVTIREVDTEVRKLIDSSYAKAKKLLEENIDILHAMAEALMKYETIDAMQVDDLMARREVREPGDYGDSYKPKDMHNEAASLGSSNLDQNVIKSEPKAGEDKVMDKDKKKD; encoded by the coding sequence ATGGCACAAAATAATGACAATAAAAGTAATATGCTAAAAAATATTATTTTTTGGGTATTAATAATTGGTGGAATGTTATTGTTGTTTAATGGTATTAATGATACGAATAGTTCTTCTCGAAATATTGATTATTCAACATTTGTATCTAAGCTAAAAGATAATCAGATAAGTTCAGTAGATGTCGATGGCAGAACAATTTCAGGGAAAACTAGTTCTGGTGAAAGCTTTGTCACATACGCACCTTTGTTAGATAGTAGTCTAGTTGGTAAGCTAGAAACTAGTAAAGCTGTAGTTAAGGCAAAAGCTCCAGAAAAACCTAATTTACTTTTAGCGTTTTTACTTAACTGGTTACCAATGCTTTTAATCTTTGGATTTTTTATTTATATGATGGCCAAAGCTGGTGGTGGAGGTAAAGGTGGTCCTTTTTCTTATGGTAGAAGTAGGGCTAAACTTTTAGGTGAAGACCAGATAAAAGTTACTTTAGATGACGTTGCTGGGGTGGATGAAGCTAAAGAAGATGTGGCAGAAATAGTTGATTTTTTAAGAGAACCTAAAAAGTATGAAAAAATTGGTGGTAAAATACCAAAAGGCGTTTTAATGGTTGGACCTCCTGGTACAGGTAAAACTTTGTTAGCTAGAGCTATTGCTGGTGAGGCTAAAGTTCCATTTTTTTCTATCTCGGGTTCTGATTTTGTTGAAATGTTTGTAGGTGTTGGTGCCTCACGTGTGCGTGATATGTTTGAGCAAGCTAAGAAAAAAGCACCTTGTTTAGTATTTATTGACGAAATAGATGCTGTAGGTCGCCATCGTGGTGCTGGTATGGGTGGCGGTAATGACGAAAGGGAACAAACTCTAAACCAATTGTTAGTTGAGATGGATGGCTTTGCTGATAATGAGGGTGTTATCATAATAGCAGCAACCAATAGACCAGATGTGCTTGATAAAGCATTACTAAGACCAGGTAGGTTTGACAGACAAGTTACTGTAGGCTTACCAACAGTCAAAGGTCGTGAAGCTATATTAAAAGTACATATGAAAAAAATAAATATGGGTGATGATGTACGAGCTGACTGGATTGCTCGCGGTACTCCAGGTTTTTCTGGCGCAGAGTTAGCAAATTTAGTCAACGAAGCTGCACTATTTGCTGCAAAAGAGTCTAAAGAAAAAGTTACAATGGCTGATTTTGAAAAAGCTAAAGATAAGATCCTTATGGGAGCTGAAAGAAGGTCAATGGCAATGACTGAAAAAGAAAAGAAACTTACAGCTTATCATGAAGCTGGACATGCTATCATTGGTAGACTTATGCCTGAACATGATCCTGTCTATAAGGTTAGTATCATACCACGAGGTCGTGCTCTTGGTGTAACTATGTATATGCCAGATGGTGATAAGGTTAGCCAAAGTAGATTAGTGCTCCAAGGGCGCTTATGTAGTATTTTTGGTGGTAGATTGGCAGAGGAGCTAATATTTGGTTATGAGCACGTTACTACAGGAGCATCTAATGATATTCAAGTAGCAACAGATATAGCACGTAATTACGTTGCTCGTTGGGGCTTATCTGATTCTATGGGCACTATACTTTATGAGGTAGAAGATGATGGTCCATTTGGAGGCTCTGGTGGTAGAACTTCTAAGATTTCTGATGTCACGATACGTGAGGTAGATACTGAAGTACGTAAACTTATAGACTCTAGTTATGCGAAAGCTAAAAAACTGTTAGAAGAAAATATAGATATTTTACATGCTATGGCGGAAGCTTTAATGAAGTATGAAACTATAGATGCAATGCAAG
- the uvrA gene encoding excinuclease ABC subunit UvrA: MKKIIIKGAKTHNLKNIDVEIPRDKLTVITGLSGSGKSSLAFDTLYAEGQRRYVESLSSYARQFLSMMDKPEVEHIEGLSPAISIDQKTTSHNPRSTVGTVTEIYDYLRVFFARVGQPKCPTHNIELKAQTVSQMVDRVLEFDDNDRLMILAPIISEKKGTHHTLLDKIQAQGYIRVRINGEFYNLDEDYPELDRYKKHNIDVVVDRFKPKQDNQQRIAESLETALDLGNGIVKLANMNDESAKDVLFSSKHACPLCSFALKELSPRIFSFNSPLGACSSCDGLGVKEFFDEKKVIVDETLSLRVGAISKWNKNNQYYFSQLESLAQHYKFSLDKPFTELPKEIQNIILYGSDEEIIKMTIDSIRGGKQVRQKAFEGVIPHFERRYYESDSDMVKKDLYELMSNLTCKSCGGARINEYARNIFIADKNIADVCQLSTQDLLVWLGNLQFAGQQQVIAESLLKEIKLRVQFLADVGLEYLSLARQADTLSGGEAQRIRLASQIGAGLVGVMYILDEPSIGLHQRDNQRLLDALHNLKNIGNTVIVVEHDEDAIRQADYIIDMGPMAGVHGGQVVAAGDYSTIIKCQNSLTADYLSGRKKIAVPEIRIKADKNKFLEITGATGNNLQGDDLRIPMGVLTCITGVSGSGKSTLINRTLYPLASRLLNRSTLVPMQYKSHKGFNHLDKVIDIDQSPIGRTPRSNPATYTGVFTPIRELFAATSEARSRGYAAGRFSFNVRGGRCEACQGDGVIKVEMHFLADVYVACDVCEGKRYNRETLAVQYKGKNIYEVLEMTVEEALEFYQAVPTIKTKLEALMSVGLSYIKLGQSATTLSGGEAQRVKLAKELSKRSTGKTLYILDEPTTGLHFYDIHQLLKVIMDLRDKGNTIVVIEHNLEVIKTADWIIDLGPEGGNKGGQIIFEGTPEEIIRCKESYTGKYLKELL, translated from the coding sequence ATGAAAAAAATTATAATTAAGGGCGCAAAAACCCATAATCTAAAAAATATCGACGTTGAAATACCTAGAGATAAGCTAACAGTTATAACTGGCTTAAGTGGTTCTGGTAAATCCTCCCTTGCATTTGATACTTTATATGCTGAAGGACAAAGAAGATACGTCGAATCTTTATCTTCTTATGCAAGGCAATTTTTATCTATGATGGACAAGCCAGAAGTTGAACACATAGAGGGTTTGTCACCAGCTATTTCCATAGACCAGAAAACAACTTCACATAATCCACGCTCTACGGTAGGAACTGTTACAGAAATTTATGATTATTTAAGGGTTTTTTTTGCTAGAGTGGGCCAACCGAAATGTCCTACTCATAATATTGAGCTTAAAGCTCAAACTGTAAGTCAAATGGTTGATAGGGTTTTAGAGTTTGATGATAATGATAGGTTAATGATATTAGCACCAATTATTTCTGAGAAAAAAGGAACTCATCACACACTTTTAGATAAAATACAAGCACAAGGTTATATTAGAGTTAGAATAAATGGCGAGTTTTACAATCTTGATGAAGACTACCCAGAATTGGATCGATACAAAAAACATAATATAGATGTCGTAGTAGACAGATTTAAACCAAAACAAGATAATCAGCAACGCATTGCCGAATCACTTGAAACAGCCTTAGATTTAGGAAATGGCATAGTCAAGTTGGCTAATATGAATGATGAAAGTGCTAAAGATGTACTATTTTCATCAAAGCATGCTTGTCCTTTATGTAGTTTTGCATTAAAAGAACTTTCACCAAGAATATTTTCTTTTAATAGTCCGTTAGGAGCTTGTAGCAGCTGTGATGGGTTAGGTGTTAAAGAGTTTTTTGATGAGAAAAAAGTTATTGTTGATGAAACTTTATCTCTGAGAGTTGGAGCTATCTCTAAGTGGAATAAAAATAATCAATACTATTTTTCGCAGCTAGAATCATTAGCTCAGCATTATAAATTTTCATTAGACAAGCCTTTTACAGAATTGCCTAAAGAAATACAGAATATAATCTTATATGGCTCAGATGAAGAGATAATAAAAATGACGATAGACTCTATTCGTGGAGGTAAGCAAGTACGTCAAAAAGCTTTCGAAGGGGTAATCCCTCATTTTGAACGTAGGTATTATGAGTCAGATTCTGATATGGTCAAAAAAGACTTATATGAGTTGATGAGTAATTTAACTTGTAAATCATGCGGCGGTGCTAGAATCAATGAGTACGCACGCAACATTTTTATAGCTGACAAAAATATAGCAGATGTTTGCCAGTTATCTACTCAAGATCTGTTAGTTTGGTTAGGTAACTTACAGTTTGCTGGACAACAACAGGTGATAGCTGAGAGTCTGCTTAAAGAAATAAAATTAAGAGTACAATTTTTAGCAGATGTTGGTTTAGAATATCTTAGTTTAGCAAGACAAGCAGATACTTTATCAGGTGGTGAGGCTCAGCGTATTCGTCTGGCTAGTCAAATAGGTGCTGGTTTAGTTGGTGTGATGTATATTTTAGATGAGCCCTCTATAGGCCTTCACCAACGAGATAACCAACGTTTGCTTGATGCTTTACACAACCTTAAAAATATTGGCAATACTGTTATAGTTGTAGAGCATGATGAAGATGCTATACGCCAGGCGGATTATATAATCGATATGGGTCCTATGGCTGGGGTTCATGGTGGTCAAGTTGTTGCTGCAGGTGATTATAGCACTATCATAAAGTGTCAAAACTCACTGACTGCTGATTACCTAAGTGGTCGTAAAAAAATAGCAGTACCAGAAATTAGAATTAAAGCTGATAAAAACAAATTCTTAGAGATAACGGGAGCTACTGGTAATAATCTTCAAGGTGATGATTTAAGAATTCCTATGGGAGTGCTTACTTGTATCACAGGAGTTTCAGGATCAGGTAAATCAACTCTTATAAATAGAACACTTTATCCACTAGCATCACGATTGTTAAATAGAAGCACATTAGTTCCTATGCAATATAAATCTCATAAGGGATTTAATCATTTGGATAAAGTTATTGATATTGATCAGTCACCAATTGGTAGGACTCCACGCTCAAACCCAGCCACTTACACCGGAGTATTTACACCAATCCGTGAGTTATTTGCAGCAACCTCAGAAGCTAGATCAAGAGGTTATGCTGCTGGTAGATTTAGTTTTAATGTTCGTGGTGGAAGGTGTGAAGCTTGCCAAGGTGATGGTGTAATAAAAGTAGAAATGCACTTTTTGGCAGACGTATACGTTGCTTGTGATGTTTGTGAAGGTAAGCGTTATAACCGAGAAACATTAGCAGTCCAATATAAAGGGAAAAACATTTATGAAGTTTTAGAAATGACTGTCGAAGAAGCACTTGAATTCTATCAAGCTGTCCCCACTATTAAAACTAAGCTAGAAGCTTTGATGAGTGTGGGACTATCTTACATTAAGCTAGGACAAAGTGCTACAACATTATCAGGTGGAGAAGCTCAGCGTGTGAAATTAGCTAAAGAGCTATCTAAAAGATCTACAGGTAAGACTTTATATATATTAGATGAACCAACAACAGGATTACATTTTTATGATATTCATCAGTTATTAAAGGTTATCATGGATCTGCGTGATAAAGGAAATACTATAGTTGTTATTGAGCATAACCTAGAGGTGATAAAAACAGCTGATTGGATAATAGATTTAGGTCCAGAAGGTGGTAACAAGGGTGGACAAATAATATTTGAAGGTACGCCTGAAGAAATAATTCGCTGTAAAGAATCTTATACAGGTAAATATTTAAAAGAGCTACTATAA
- the greA gene encoding transcription elongation factor GreA — MASDRIPMTPTGEAALRAELNQLKKVERPEIIAAIAEAREHGDLKENAEYHAARERQGMIEGRIKDIEAKLANAQVIDVTKLLANGMVVFGCTVTLVNIDTEEEFTYKIVGEDEADIDNQKISIQAPLARALIKKEEGDEVILETPKGKVTYEIVEVLYQ, encoded by the coding sequence ATGGCTAGTGATAGAATACCAATGACACCAACCGGTGAAGCAGCACTTAGAGCTGAGCTTAATCAACTTAAAAAAGTTGAAAGACCAGAGATTATAGCAGCTATAGCTGAAGCACGTGAGCATGGTGATCTAAAAGAAAACGCAGAGTATCATGCAGCTAGAGAGAGACAAGGTATGATTGAGGGCAGGATAAAAGATATTGAGGCAAAACTGGCAAATGCACAAGTTATAGATGTTACAAAATTACTAGCAAATGGTATGGTAGTATTTGGTTGTACAGTTACTCTTGTGAACATAGATACTGAAGAAGAGTTTACATATAAAATAGTTGGTGAAGATGAAGCTGATATAGATAATCAAAAAATATCAATACAAGCGCCATTAGCACGCGCGCTTATCAAAAAAGAAGAAGGGGATGAGGTTATTTTAGAAACACCAAAAGGAAAAGTTACTTACGAAATTGTGGAAGTCTTGTATCAATAG
- a CDS encoding pilus assembly FimT family protein, which translates to MPKQYIKKRGFSLVEVMVVIAIMTILMMAAISSFTFYYKTFAETRLTNLQKMIEFAVIKARVDGKTVVICAANADSFDATGKLDETTFNCANTDSWGDNPIVAFESSDATDTYVANEDRIIANLPKGNRESLYINLSGNPSYLKISPNGFMATGNGNIVYCDKTNTYRAALILNLVGRVVYTDRPTKKNSNELYECD; encoded by the coding sequence ATGCCTAAGCAATATATAAAAAAAAGAGGTTTTTCATTAGTAGAGGTTATGGTCGTAATAGCTATTATGACTATACTTATGATGGCTGCTATTAGTTCCTTTACTTTTTATTACAAAACTTTTGCAGAAACAAGGCTTACGAATCTACAGAAGATGATTGAGTTTGCTGTTATAAAAGCTAGAGTTGATGGTAAAACTGTGGTTATATGTGCAGCTAACGCTGATAGTTTTGATGCTACAGGAAAGTTAGATGAAACAACCTTTAACTGTGCTAATACTGATAGTTGGGGAGACAACCCTATAGTTGCATTTGAAAGCTCTGATGCTACAGATACATACGTAGCTAATGAGGATAGGATAATAGCAAATTTACCTAAAGGTAATAGAGAATCTCTCTATATCAACTTATCAGGTAATCCCTCCTATTTAAAAATTAGTCCTAATGGTTTTATGGCTACAGGCAATGGAAATATAGTATATTGTGATAAAACTAACACGTACAGGGCAGCGTTGATTTTAAACTTAGTAGGTAGGGTAGTATATACTGATAGACCGACTAAAAAAAATAGTAATGAATTATATGAATGTGATTAA